In Allocoprobacillus halotolerans, a genomic segment contains:
- a CDS encoding sugar transferase, giving the protein MYRHFFKRFFDFILSLIAIIVLSPIYIIVAILVRTKLGSPVIFCQERPGKDEKIFKMYKFRSMTSETDEEGNLLPDEIRLTSFGKKLRSTSLDELPELFNILKGDMSIVGPRPLLVEYLPLYNDFQKHRHDVRPGLTGWAQVNGRNTISWEDKFKLDVEYTQKYSFLLDIKIIFMTVLSVVKKEGISSDTSVTMEEFKGGN; this is encoded by the coding sequence ATGTATAGACATTTCTTTAAGAGATTTTTTGATTTTATTCTTTCATTAATAGCTATTATTGTATTAAGTCCAATCTATATCATAGTTGCAATACTTGTAAGAACAAAACTTGGAAGTCCAGTAATCTTTTGTCAAGAAAGACCTGGAAAAGATGAAAAGATATTTAAGATGTATAAGTTTAGAAGTATGACAAGTGAAACAGATGAAGAAGGTAATCTGTTACCTGATGAAATAAGATTAACTTCATTTGGTAAAAAGCTTCGTTCAACATCATTAGATGAATTACCTGAATTATTTAATATCTTAAAAGGAGATATGAGTATTGTAGGACCAAGACCTTTATTAGTAGAATATTTACCTTTATATAATGATTTTCAAAAGCATAGGCATGATGTAAGACCAGGATTAACTGGTTGGGCACAAGTGAACGGAAGAAATACAATCAGTTGGGAAGATAAATTTAAGTTAGATGTAGAATACACACAAAAGTATTCTTTTTTATTAGATATAAAAATTATCTTTATGACTGTATTATCAGTAGTTAAAAAAGAAGGAATATCAAGTGATACTTCTGTAACAATGGAGGAGTTTAAAGGTGGTAACTAG
- a CDS encoding DegT/DnrJ/EryC1/StrS family aminotransferase: protein MEKLENKVWLSSPTMHGEELKYITEAYETNWMSTVGKNIDEIEKIVCEKVGCKYAVALASGTSTLHLSVKLAGVKPGDKVICSDMTFDATVNPVVYEGGVPIFVDTEYDTWNMDPKALEQAFLLYPEVKVVVLVHLYGTPAKVDEIKAICDKHNAILIEDAAESLGATYKGIQTGTFGDYSAISFNGNKIITGSSGGMFLTDDEEAAKKVRKWSTQSRENAPWYQHEELGYNYRMSNVIAGVIRGQLPYLEEHIAQKKAIYERYKDGLKDLPIQMNPYDEDNSEPNFWLSCMIIDKEAMCKQVRSETEALYISEPGKSCPTEILETLAKYNAEGRPIWKPMHMQPIYRMNPFITKNGNGRAKTNAYIAGSSLDVGMDIFDRGLCLPSDNKMTVEEQDKIIEIIKECFK from the coding sequence ATGGAAAAGCTTGAAAATAAGGTTTGGTTATCATCACCAACAATGCATGGTGAAGAACTAAAATATATAACAGAAGCTTATGAAACAAATTGGATGTCTACAGTAGGTAAGAATATAGATGAAATTGAAAAAATAGTTTGTGAAAAAGTAGGGTGTAAATATGCAGTTGCACTTGCATCAGGAACTTCAACACTTCATCTTTCAGTAAAACTAGCAGGAGTGAAACCAGGAGATAAGGTTATTTGTTCAGATATGACATTTGATGCAACAGTGAATCCAGTTGTTTATGAAGGTGGAGTACCTATTTTTGTAGATACTGAATATGATACATGGAATATGGATCCGAAAGCTTTGGAACAAGCTTTTTTATTATACCCAGAAGTGAAGGTTGTTGTTCTTGTTCATCTTTATGGAACACCAGCAAAGGTTGATGAAATTAAAGCTATTTGTGATAAACATAATGCTATTCTTATTGAAGATGCAGCAGAATCATTAGGGGCAACTTATAAAGGTATTCAAACAGGAACATTTGGAGATTATAGTGCCATTTCATTTAATGGAAATAAGATTATTACTGGTTCATCTGGTGGTATGTTCTTAACAGATGATGAAGAAGCAGCGAAAAAGGTCAGAAAATGGTCAACACAATCAAGAGAAAATGCACCATGGTATCAACATGAAGAATTAGGATATAACTATAGGATGTCTAATGTGATTGCTGGAGTTATTAGAGGACAATTACCATATTTAGAAGAACATATCGCACAAAAGAAAGCTATCTATGAAAGATACAAAGATGGGCTTAAAGATTTACCAATACAAATGAATCCATATGATGAAGATAACTCAGAACCAAATTTCTGGTTATCATGTATGATCATTGATAAAGAAGCTATGTGTAAACAAGTAAGAAGTGAAACAGAAGCACTTTATATAAGCGAACCAGGAAAGTCGTGTCCAACGGAAATCTTAGAAACATTAGCTAAATATAATGCAGAAGGTAGACCAATATGGAAACCAATGCATATGCAACCTATCTATAGAATGAATCCATTCATTACAAAGAATGGAAATGGTAGAGCTAAAACAAATGCATATATAGCAGGATCATCACTAGATGTAGGAATGGATATCTTTGATAGAGGATTATGCTTGCCATCTGATAACAAGATGACAGTAGAGGAACAAGATAAGATCATTGAAATCATAAAGGAGTGTTTTAAATAA
- a CDS encoding sialic acid O-acetyltransferase, with product MNLLIIGAGGHGQYCMSIAERMNIFDKISFLDDDERYELSDIVVGKIEDLEHLVNEYDSVFVAIGNNEVRKKLYDKARLLGYKLPILIDPHASVSKYCYIGEGSVIFPCAVLETNCHVSKGCIISSNTTINREAYISDYATIHSNSVIRKKVHIEKTH from the coding sequence GTGAATTTGTTAATCATTGGGGCTGGTGGTCATGGACAGTATTGCATGAGTATTGCAGAGAGAATGAACATCTTTGATAAGATATCTTTCTTAGATGATGATGAAAGATATGAGTTAAGTGATATTGTTGTGGGTAAGATAGAAGACTTAGAGCATCTTGTCAATGAGTATGATAGTGTATTTGTTGCTATTGGAAACAATGAAGTCAGAAAGAAGCTTTATGATAAAGCAAGACTATTAGGCTATAAGTTACCTATACTTATAGATCCTCATGCAAGTGTATCAAAGTATTGTTACATAGGAGAAGGAAGTGTTATTTTCCCATGTGCTGTCTTAGAAACAAACTGTCATGTATCTAAAGGGTGCATTATATCAAGTAATACAACTATAAATAGAGAAGCTTATATCAGTGATTATGCAACTATACATTCTAACTCAGTGATAAGAAAGAAAGTGCATATTGAGAAAACACATTAA
- a CDS encoding transcription termination/antitermination NusG family protein: protein MNYYVLFCQTLKTEKVCSMFNRKNNVRAFIPRMETYIRKKDEIVLKVMFPGYLFVETQMNQEEFDILLNHLNEEKDGIIKELKKKDVSALTDTEIEFMYQLLNKQGILKMSEGYKDNGKTIVTKGPLMPFQDYIIDTDKRDMYALLSIQFLNRNIKAGLMFKQNK from the coding sequence ATGAATTATTATGTTTTATTTTGTCAGACATTGAAAACAGAAAAAGTCTGTTCAATGTTCAATAGAAAAAATAATGTTCGTGCATTTATACCTAGAATGGAAACATATATACGTAAAAAAGATGAAATTGTATTGAAAGTGATGTTTCCTGGTTATCTGTTTGTAGAAACACAAATGAATCAAGAGGAATTTGATATTCTATTAAATCATTTAAATGAAGAAAAAGATGGAATCATTAAAGAATTAAAGAAAAAAGACGTATCAGCATTAACTGATACTGAAATAGAGTTTATGTATCAATTACTTAATAAACAAGGAATACTTAAAATGAGTGAAGGATATAAAGACAATGGTAAAACGATTGTGACAAAAGGTCCATTAATGCCATTTCAAGATTATATCATTGATACAGATAAAAGAGATATGTATGCCTTGTTATCTATTCAATTCTTGAATAGAAACATAAAAGCAGGATTAATGTTTAAACAAAACAAATAA
- a CDS encoding transcription termination/antitermination NusG family protein: MNWYVFYSKHQNNKQLLEVLNKQDDLDAFIPKVEKWFKCSGFSDYQLMDMYPGYIFIRSLLNEEEFKSKYMKLFESVGRLGELLEQDRFISLSESDGEIMSWLFHNQGVITHSIGQYNGDDLMIMEGPLCGFESKIKKINRHKRIAKVDYALLGMNMLLPLEVINSKGSVY, translated from the coding sequence ATGAATTGGTATGTTTTTTATTCAAAGCATCAAAATAACAAGCAGTTATTAGAAGTACTGAATAAACAGGATGATCTTGATGCATTTATACCTAAAGTAGAAAAATGGTTTAAATGTAGTGGGTTTTCTGATTATCAATTAATGGATATGTATCCTGGGTATATCTTTATAAGAAGTTTATTAAATGAGGAAGAATTCAAATCAAAGTATATGAAGTTATTTGAATCTGTTGGAAGATTAGGAGAGTTATTGGAACAAGATAGGTTTATTTCTTTAAGTGAAAGTGATGGAGAAATAATGTCTTGGCTTTTTCATAATCAAGGAGTTATTACTCATTCCATAGGTCAATATAACGGTGATGATTTAATGATTATGGAAGGTCCTCTTTGTGGGTTTGAGTCAAAGATTAAGAAGATTAACCGACATAAACGTATTGCCAAAGTTGATTATGCTTTATTAGGTATGAATATGTTATTGCCTTTAGAAGTCATCAACAGCAAAGGAAGTGTTTATTAA
- a CDS encoding site-specific integrase, producing MKETKFNDIALEWLSLRKLYIKHSTFVKYENIINNHILPYFQSYNNNNITNKCIYTFFERKKNEELSSSTLNSMKCILSSIYQYGIENYNLQTINFKQIKITTLPKIKNILSYEDRNKLIDYVKTHTNPLSIALLLALYGGLRLGEICALKWKHLDFTNQLVHIEGTATRLKSFQEHQRKTEVIILPPKSHTSYREVPIPSFVFQYIKTYIFIYNEEDYLLSNSHKIYEPRRLEKNFCKFCHDYDLYCTFHDLRHSYATECVRQNVEIKTLSEILGHSNVSITLNFYVHTSLEQKQKEISKIQTPKEFVE from the coding sequence ATGAAAGAAACAAAATTCAATGATATTGCTTTAGAATGGTTATCACTAAGAAAACTTTATATTAAGCATTCTACATTTGTAAAATATGAAAATATTATTAACAATCATATCCTTCCCTATTTTCAGTCATATAATAATAACAACATAACAAACAAATGCATTTATACATTCTTTGAAAGAAAAAAGAATGAAGAACTTTCAAGTAGTACATTAAATTCAATGAAATGTATTCTTTCTTCTATTTATCAATACGGAATAGAGAATTATAATCTACAAACTATCAATTTTAAGCAAATCAAAATCACAACACTACCAAAAATAAAAAACATACTCTCTTATGAAGATAGAAACAAATTAATAGACTATGTGAAAACACATACAAATCCACTCTCTATTGCTTTATTATTGGCATTATATGGTGGACTCAGACTAGGAGAAATATGTGCTTTAAAATGGAAACATCTTGATTTTACAAATCAACTTGTTCATATAGAAGGCACTGCAACAAGATTAAAGTCTTTTCAAGAACATCAAAGAAAAACAGAAGTCATTATACTCCCACCCAAATCACATACAAGTTATAGAGAAGTACCTATACCATCATTTGTATTTCAATATATTAAAACATATATATTTATATATAATGAAGAAGATTACCTCCTATCTAATAGTCATAAAATATATGAACCAAGAAGACTAGAGAAAAACTTCTGTAAATTTTGTCATGACTATGATCTTTATTGCACATTTCATGATCTACGTCATAGTTATGCTACTGAATGTGTAAGGCAAAATGTAGAAATCAAAACACTAAGTGAAATACTAGGACATTCTAATGTTTCTATTACTTTAAATTTTTATGTACATACATCATTAGAACAAAAACAAAAAGAAATCAGTAAAATACAAACACCTAAAGAGTTCGTAGAATAA
- a CDS encoding PD-(D/E)XK nuclease family transposase codes for MNQQYLEILEILRPIDNEFMKVLFKNQNCVELLVKTIFGDDVSLMKFETEDERKNLQGRSIGMDIVVTLSDGRIIDIEMERSTENATPLRARYHASILDCSESFAGEEWNQIEEMYVIFICEKDVFNTKQLVNPIERYMVNGDLFNDKLHIIYLNASIQDESPLGLLMHDLMCSDPSQMYYEVLRTRVSYFKKSERGS; via the coding sequence ATGAATCAACAGTATTTGGAGATACTGGAAATACTTAGACCTATTGACAATGAGTTCATGAAAGTTCTATTCAAGAATCAAAATTGTGTTGAACTTCTTGTCAAAACAATCTTTGGTGATGATGTTTCCTTAATGAAGTTTGAAACTGAAGATGAACGTAAGAATCTTCAGGGCAGGTCCATAGGGATGGATATTGTCGTTACGCTTAGTGATGGTAGGATTATCGACATTGAAATGGAAAGAAGCACAGAAAACGCTACGCCATTAAGAGCGAGGTATCATGCAAGCATATTAGATTGTAGTGAATCATTTGCAGGTGAAGAATGGAATCAGATTGAAGAAATGTATGTTATCTTCATATGTGAAAAGGACGTATTTAATACGAAACAACTTGTTAATCCTATTGAAAGATATATGGTGAATGGTGATTTGTTTAATGATAAGTTACATATCATCTATTTAAATGCGAGTATACAGGATGAAAGTCCATTAGGGTTGTTGATGCATGACTTGATGTGCAGTGATCCAAGTCAAATGTATTATGAAGTCTTGAGAACAAGAGTCAGTTATTTTAAAAAATCAGAAAGGGGAAGTTAA
- the pth gene encoding aminoacyl-tRNA hydrolase, with product MKLIVGLGNPGKEYERTRHNVGFMVLDALADEFHVSINNKKFKGEYVKWKYQGEDVIFLKPLTYMNNSGESVIQVMNFFKINVEDLIVIYDDMDMPTGKLRLRQSGSAGGHNGMKSIIQHVGTQNFKRIRVGIDKHAQIPVVDYVLGRFTKEQQPLIEEGIVNARKAVQTILDKDFITAMNTFN from the coding sequence ATGAAATTAATTGTAGGATTGGGAAATCCAGGAAAAGAATATGAACGCACAAGACATAATGTGGGATTTATGGTGTTGGATGCTTTAGCTGATGAATTTCATGTGTCTATCAACAACAAGAAATTCAAAGGTGAATATGTGAAATGGAAATATCAGGGTGAAGATGTTATCTTTTTAAAACCTCTCACATATATGAATAATTCAGGTGAATCAGTGATCCAAGTAATGAATTTCTTTAAAATAAATGTAGAAGATTTGATAGTTATTTATGATGATATGGACATGCCAACAGGAAAGTTACGTTTAAGACAAAGTGGTAGTGCTGGTGGACACAACGGAATGAAAAGTATTATTCAACATGTAGGCACACAAAACTTTAAACGTATTCGTGTAGGGATTGATAAACATGCTCAAATTCCAGTGGTTGATTATGTCTTAGGACGTTTTACTAAGGAACAGCAACCATTGATTGAAGAAGGTATAGTTAATGCTAGAAAAGCTGTTCAAACGATTCTTGATAAAGATTTTATCACAGCTATGAATACCTTTAATTAG
- a CDS encoding alpha-amylase family glycosyl hydrolase — MAYNVTEGSYVTDPDDGYMRITEAQRMIEALHSRGIRVVMDVVFNHMHDVNINALEKTVPHYFFRRNKDGSLSNGSWCGNDLNTTALMCRKYILDMCKRWQVLYGIDGFRFDLMGIIDQETMKLVDAQGKALDPSFVVYGEGWNMSTALDESMRTTIQNNFKTPHIGFFNDFFRDTLRGTNQMETKGYFSGDTYKTNDAMRAICNLDMFAKITQSINYVECHDNATCYDKLQISNYDETEKIRKRRARLMMAAVILSQGVPFLHSGQEFFRTKGGLSNTYNAGDQVNALDWNRKDMEIDTTQFIQFLIHLRKNNPCFRYGNYDMIRKNVKTENINHRMIKYSLHQSEGEYKDFVIYFNASLETIPVDVEDGFTLLYHSEKGKILDHKLDVNGVCCAILVR; from the coding sequence TTGGCATATAATGTAACTGAGGGAAGTTATGTGACTGATCCAGATGATGGATATATGCGTATTACAGAAGCACAACGTATGATTGAAGCCTTACACTCACGTGGTATTCGTGTTGTGATGGATGTGGTTTTTAATCATATGCATGATGTGAATATAAATGCTTTAGAAAAGACTGTTCCTCATTATTTCTTTAGAAGAAATAAGGATGGAAGCTTATCCAATGGTTCATGGTGTGGCAACGATTTAAATACAACGGCTTTAATGTGTCGTAAATATATTTTAGATATGTGTAAACGTTGGCAGGTTTTATATGGAATTGATGGATTCCGTTTTGATTTAATGGGTATTATTGATCAGGAAACGATGAAATTGGTTGATGCTCAAGGAAAGGCATTGGATCCTTCATTTGTGGTTTATGGTGAAGGCTGGAATATGTCAACAGCATTAGATGAAAGTATGCGTACAACGATTCAAAATAATTTTAAAACACCACATATTGGTTTCTTTAATGATTTCTTTAGAGATACATTAAGAGGAACAAATCAGATGGAAACAAAAGGATATTTTTCAGGTGATACGTATAAGACAAATGATGCGATGAGAGCAATTTGTAACTTAGATATGTTTGCAAAAATTACTCAATCTATTAACTATGTTGAATGCCATGATAATGCGACTTGTTATGATAAATTACAGATTTCTAATTATGATGAGACCGAAAAAATAAGAAAAAGACGCGCCCGTTTGATGATGGCAGCAGTTATTTTATCACAAGGTGTTCCTTTCTTACATAGTGGACAGGAATTCTTTAGAACCAAAGGTGGTCTTTCTAATACTTACAATGCTGGTGATCAGGTTAATGCCTTAGATTGGAATCGTAAGGATATGGAAATTGATACAACACAGTTTATTCAGTTTTTAATTCATTTAAGAAAAAATAATCCTTGTTTTAGATATGGAAATTATGATATGATACGTAAAAATGTCAAAACTGAAAATATTAATCATCGTATGATTAAATATTCATTACATCAAAGTGAAGGCGAATATAAAGATTTTGTGATTTATTTTAATGCGTCTTTAGAAACTATTCCGGTTGATGTAGAAGATGGCTTTACACTTTTATATCATAGTGAAAAAGGAAAAATCTTAGATCATAAGTTAGATGTTAATGGTGTTTGTTGTGCGATATTAGTAAGATAG
- a CDS encoding Na/Pi cotransporter family protein, giving the protein MELTNLFSMLGGLALFLYGMTMMSNGLELAAGNKMKSILEKLTTNRFLGTLVGALTTAIMQSSSATTVMAVGFVNAGLMQLKNAVWVIMGANIGTTITGQLIALDITALAPVIAFAGVVLIAFFKSKKLDAFGEIIAGLGILFMGMEMMSTAMVPLRESAEFANIVSNFENPLIGILVGAVFTAIIQSSSASVGILQALAMSGVVTLPSAIYVLFGQNIGTCVTSVLASIGANRNAKRTTVIHLSFNIIGTIIFVIISMVTPFAAFMASLTPTNVVAQIANVHTVFNVVTTIILLPIGEKLVNLSYLILPEKPELEGKMQLKYLDFNIFTNDYHIGTSAIANTQLFNETQNMLDVAIDNVRKSFELLIEFREDKYEKLQKNEEYINYLNKNIVEFTTSAISTEFPVEGAQPIGLFLKVAADIERIGDHAINIANRAELLYKEDKQFSHEAMDEIGIMSSLCVNILDELKIMNYDEFSGIVDKVDVIEENIDKTHHQFSVNQLVRLKEKRCTAENSVVYTKILTDFERIGDHGLNIAQAFYKAREAMKAMKMIDGIKDEK; this is encoded by the coding sequence ATGGAACTAACAAATTTATTCTCAATGCTTGGAGGGTTAGCTCTATTCCTTTATGGGATGACAATGATGTCAAATGGTCTGGAGCTGGCTGCCGGGAATAAGATGAAATCAATTTTGGAAAAATTGACAACAAATCGTTTTTTAGGAACACTTGTAGGAGCATTAACAACAGCAATCATGCAATCATCATCAGCTACAACAGTCATGGCAGTAGGTTTTGTCAATGCTGGTCTTATGCAACTTAAAAATGCTGTATGGGTGATTATGGGTGCCAATATTGGAACAACCATTACAGGTCAGCTGATTGCTTTGGATATTACAGCATTAGCACCAGTTATTGCTTTTGCTGGGGTTGTCTTGATTGCTTTCTTTAAAAGCAAGAAACTTGATGCCTTTGGTGAAATCATTGCAGGTCTAGGGATTTTATTCATGGGGATGGAAATGATGTCCACAGCCATGGTTCCATTACGTGAATCAGCTGAGTTTGCAAACATTGTATCCAACTTTGAAAATCCATTGATAGGAATTCTTGTAGGTGCTGTCTTTACAGCTATCATTCAGTCATCATCTGCATCAGTGGGTATCTTACAGGCATTAGCGATGAGTGGAGTCGTGACTTTACCATCAGCCATTTATGTATTGTTTGGACAGAACATTGGAACATGTGTCACATCAGTCTTGGCATCGATAGGAGCCAACCGCAATGCCAAACGAACAACAGTGATTCATTTGTCATTCAATATCATAGGAACAATTATCTTTGTGATTATTAGTATGGTGACACCATTTGCAGCGTTTATGGCATCATTGACACCAACTAATGTCGTTGCACAGATTGCCAATGTACATACAGTCTTTAATGTTGTCACAACAATTATCTTATTGCCAATTGGTGAAAAACTAGTCAATCTTTCTTATCTGATATTACCAGAGAAACCAGAACTGGAAGGAAAGATGCAGTTAAAATATTTGGACTTTAATATCTTCACAAATGATTATCATATTGGAACAAGTGCAATAGCGAATACACAATTATTCAATGAAACACAAAATATGTTGGATGTAGCGATTGATAATGTCAGAAAATCATTTGAACTGTTGATAGAGTTCAGGGAAGATAAATATGAAAAACTACAAAAGAATGAGGAATATATCAACTATCTCAATAAAAACATCGTAGAATTTACGACAAGTGCCATTTCAACAGAGTTTCCAGTAGAAGGGGCACAGCCAATAGGACTGTTCTTAAAGGTGGCAGCGGATATTGAAAGAATCGGGGATCATGCGATAAACATAGCCAATCGTGCAGAATTGCTCTATAAAGAGGATAAGCAATTCTCACATGAGGCGATGGATGAAATCGGAATCATGAGCAGTCTATGTGTAAACATCCTAGACGAATTGAAGATCATGAACTATGATGAATTCAGTGGTATTGTTGATAAAGTTGATGTGATAGAAGAAAACATTGACAAGACACACCATCAGTTCTCAGTGAATCAGCTAGTCAGATTAAAAGAGAAGAGATGTACAGCAGAGAATAGCGTTGTCTATACCAAAATCTTAACAGATTTTGAAAGAATCGGAGATCATGGATTAAATATTGCACAGGCTTTCTATAAAGCTAGAGAAGCTATGAAAGCTATGAAAATGATTGATGGAATAAAAGATGAAAAATAA
- a CDS encoding flavodoxin family protein produces the protein MNLILSDCPLCLELAPQDTLIDLFSLNIHHCVGCFQYWVKTPGKCVICDDAVHVYPCIAKNQHLIIVSQMKFGSFNTIMKTMLERTLPIQQPFIRLHRRETHHVLRDVKNKKATLIIYGTYDEEEKQIFRKLIQRNEYNMNFDSSQILFVETSQLSETIANNMLKFFKIMCIVIS, from the coding sequence ATGAATCTTATACTCAGTGATTGTCCCCTTTGCCTTGAATTAGCACCACAAGATACATTGATTGACTTATTTTCATTGAACATCCATCATTGTGTGGGATGCTTTCAATACTGGGTTAAAACACCAGGAAAATGTGTGATATGTGATGATGCTGTTCATGTTTATCCTTGCATTGCCAAGAATCAGCATCTTATCATTGTCAGTCAAATGAAATTTGGTAGTTTTAATACAATTATGAAAACAATGTTAGAAAGAACACTACCAATACAACAACCTTTTATTCGTTTGCATCGTCGTGAAACCCATCATGTTTTAAGAGATGTCAAAAACAAAAAAGCAACACTAATCATCTATGGAACATATGATGAAGAAGAAAAACAAATCTTTAGAAAGCTTATTCAACGCAATGAGTATAATATGAATTTTGATTCATCACAAATTCTCTTTGTTGAAACTTCTCAACTTTCTGAAACAATTGCAAACAATATGCTAAAATTTTTCAAAATTATGTGCATAGTGATATCATAA
- a CDS encoding YbaK/EbsC family protein — MQKWIIKSIKNTFHQKAKMIPVGQVEDYIGHAPGGVCPFAIHNDIPVYLDISLKRFERIYPAAGNGHSAIDLSLEELVEYSHMIE; from the coding sequence ATGCAAAAGTGGATAATAAAAAGTATAAAAAATACTTTTCATCAAAAAGCGAAAATGATACCAGTTGGACAAGTTGAAGATTATATTGGACATGCTCCAGGAGGTGTTTGTCCATTTGCCATTCATAATGATATTCCTGTGTATTTGGATATTTCATTAAAGCGTTTTGAGCGTATTTATCCAGCTGCTGGAAATGGGCACAGTGCGATAGATTTATCTTTAGAAGAATTAGTTGAATATTCACATATGATAGAATGA